TCGGCATGACCGGCGCCCATGACAGCGTGATCGGGGTAAAAAAAGAGATAATTCTGGAAAAGTTTCGCCTCGGCTTGCCCCAGCGCTATGAAAGCTCCGACCGCGGCCTCCAGGTGAACGCCGTTTATCTGGAGATTGATCCTCAAACGGGTAAAGCCTTGAAAATCCAACGGATCCGCCGTTCAAACAATTTTAAAGCAGCAATCGAAGGACAATAGATGGAAAAAATCCTGAAGGGAAAACCTATCGGTTCCCGAATTCGAAAAAAGATTAAGGAAATAATCGCGGAACATGGGCTCGAACCGTCCATGCTCCTCCTCCAACCCGGTGGCGACGCCGCTTCCGCCTACTACGTGCAAAACATTATTTCCACTGGCGCCAAACTGGGCTGCAAGGTTGAATTGAAAAACCTTCCCGCTGATCTGGACGCGCAGGAACTGAGAGCCGTGATTGAAGAAGCCAATAATGACCCCCAGATCCACGGCATCATGTTGCAAAAACCTCTTCCAGCCCACATCCCCGATGCAGAAGCCGGCACTTGGATTGATCCCTGCAAAGACATCGATTCGCTAAACCCCATGAATCTGGGGAAAATCATCCTTTCTCTGGATTCACTGCTGCCCTGCACCCCCACGGCGGTGCTTTGCACTCTGAGACACTACAATATTCCCCTCCAGGGTAAACACGTCCTCATCATCGGGCGCAGCTCCATTGTGGGCAAACCTTTGGCAAATATGTTGCTTTGGAAAAAAACCTGGGCGGATGCCACCGTCACGGTCTGTCATTCACGAACCCAAAACTTGAGCGAAATGATCCAAACAGCCGATATCGTTGTGGCAGCCATTGGCCGTCCAGAATTTGTAAAAGCGGACATGATTAAAAAAAATGCCGTGCTCATCGACGTGGGTATAAATGAGATTACAAAACCGGATGGCAGCGTGGGATATGTGGGAGACATTGATTATAACTCTTGTTTTGACAAAGCCTTGGCGATCACACCCGTGCCCGGAGGAATCGGAACAGTGACCACCTCGCTGCTCTTTTTAAACCTCTTGAAAGCAAGCCTTGCCGCCAAGGGTACAAACAAAAACATTGACGATTTTCTCGACTTGATTTTTGAGGAATAATAGAATGAAAATATCCGAACAGATATGGGAGGAACGATGCCTGACAAAACAACAAGGCTCTTGAAACTGTTGATATTAATGGTATTGACGTCGCTGGCACTGACCGGCTGCGGCAAATTTGGAGAAAAATTTGCAAACCAAGAACCAAACATCGTCATCACTTCCTACGAAGGCTTTGATGACAGCGAATTGCTGGCGGATTTTGCCGATACAGAATTTCTGTTTCAGCAAAAGATCTTCTGGCATGCCACAGACCCTGATGGAGTTATCACAGGTTTTGCGTATCGCGTGAAAGACGAAGACGGCAACCCCATCGCCACACCCGGAAACCACTATGTGGATAT
The genomic region above belongs to Candidatus Cloacimonadota bacterium and contains:
- a CDS encoding bifunctional 5,10-methylenetetrahydrofolate dehydrogenase/5,10-methenyltetrahydrofolate cyclohydrolase: MEKILKGKPIGSRIRKKIKEIIAEHGLEPSMLLLQPGGDAASAYYVQNIISTGAKLGCKVELKNLPADLDAQELRAVIEEANNDPQIHGIMLQKPLPAHIPDAEAGTWIDPCKDIDSLNPMNLGKIILSLDSLLPCTPTAVLCTLRHYNIPLQGKHVLIIGRSSIVGKPLANMLLWKKTWADATVTVCHSRTQNLSEMIQTADIVVAAIGRPEFVKADMIKKNAVLIDVGINEITKPDGSVGYVGDIDYNSCFDKALAITPVPGGIGTVTTSLLFLNLLKASLAAKGTNKNIDDFLDLIFEE